From the genome of Acidobacteriota bacterium, one region includes:
- a CDS encoding ABC transporter permease, protein MGNASRRASLFTHLAEATTLAAESLRANKARSGLAILGVVIGIVTVVLVASTLVGLRNSVALLFRELGTDNIFAYHLNGEPYSAPTELDAKRPQLKAEYAAQLERLGPSIREVGIQLIVPAVTSTRVITARAGGNELDTVLVEGASSNFFDVVGASFRQGRPFTPTEERARGQVAVIGANVSRALFGADGAVGKSFLLGGDRYFVVGELAPRQGTFFGENRNDSVVAIPVPTARRKFPEARNMVLYIRAFPGLREQARQEADTILRLVRNVPIGAESNFAMNSADQIIAQFDRIGLQIFIATIALAAISLVIGGIGIANVMVISVTERTREIGVRLAIGARRSEVRRQFLIEAAILSGTGGLLGVALATLIGVLVAFVAPTFPAAPPLWAVTSGLVTSIAVGMIAGYWPARAASALDPVEALRHE, encoded by the coding sequence ATGGGAAATGCCAGCCGCCGGGCCAGCCTGTTCACGCATCTTGCCGAAGCCACTACCCTGGCGGCCGAGTCGCTGCGCGCCAACAAGGCGCGGTCGGGGCTGGCGATTCTCGGCGTGGTGATCGGCATCGTCACCGTGGTGCTGGTGGCGTCGACCCTGGTCGGTCTCCGCAACAGCGTGGCGCTGCTGTTCCGGGAACTCGGCACCGACAACATCTTTGCGTATCACCTGAACGGCGAACCTTATTCGGCCCCGACCGAGCTTGATGCCAAGCGGCCCCAACTGAAAGCCGAGTACGCGGCCCAACTCGAGCGGCTTGGGCCGTCGATTCGCGAGGTCGGCATCCAGCTGATCGTGCCGGCGGTGACCAGCACCCGCGTGATTACGGCGCGGGCCGGTGGCAACGAGCTCGACACGGTGCTCGTCGAGGGCGCTTCGTCGAACTTCTTCGACGTGGTCGGCGCGTCGTTCAGGCAAGGCCGCCCGTTTACGCCCACCGAGGAGCGGGCGCGCGGCCAGGTGGCGGTGATCGGTGCCAACGTGTCGAGGGCCTTGTTTGGCGCGGACGGCGCGGTCGGCAAGTCGTTCCTGCTCGGCGGCGATCGCTACTTCGTCGTCGGCGAACTGGCGCCGCGACAGGGCACGTTCTTCGGAGAGAACCGCAACGACAGTGTGGTGGCGATCCCGGTGCCGACGGCGCGCCGCAAGTTTCCCGAGGCCCGCAACATGGTGCTGTACATCCGCGCGTTCCCCGGCTTGCGCGAGCAGGCGCGACAGGAAGCGGACACCATCCTGCGGCTGGTGCGCAATGTCCCGATCGGCGCGGAGAGCAACTTCGCCATGAACAGCGCCGACCAGATCATCGCGCAATTCGACCGCATCGGCCTGCAGATCTTCATTGCCACCATCGCGCTGGCGGCGATCAGCCTGGTGATTGGCGGCATCGGCATCGCCAACGTGATGGTGATCAGCGTCACCGAACGGACGCGCGAGATCGGCGTGCGGTTGGCGATTGGCGCGCGTCGCTCCGAGGTGCGGCGGCAGTTCCTGATCGAAGCGGCGATCCTGAGCGGCACCGGCGGGCTGCTGGGCGTGGCGCTGGCGACGCTGATCGGCGTGCTGGTAGCGTTCGTGGCGCCGACCTTCCCGGCGGCGCCGCCGCTGTGGGCAGTGACTTCGGGCCTGGTGACATCGATCGCGGTGGGGATGATTGCCGGCTATTGGCCGGCCCGCGCCGCCTCGGCGCTCGATCCGGTCGAGGCCTTGCGCCACGAGTGA
- a CDS encoding BamA/TamA family outer membrane protein: MAGCPPLYSRDWVVAGLTLVLAFGLAATAIAQQGQPAPQDVPPVPELGEPQGFIPEPAVVERAAVFADRNLSGGGQSNGFYVSTKSPIQGSGWISVGPGYRHWFRDDRVFIDGSAGVSWRGYKVAQAQLEFPKLLRSRLVLGSMYRWQDFRSIKSYGAGPNTAEADVSTYHLSSQNVVGYATVRIQRWLNLNSSLGWVNPEVRSIGGDEPRFMHAETSLVADTRDYPDHPTSGALVRVAGARFDDQDTGLYSFQRFESEAAAFIPLADSRIVVALRGWLVASDSDAGQSVPGYLQPTLGGSQSLRSYPHFRFRDDHMLVGNLEVRVALMTHIDAVAFADAGNVAPRLGDLNLDKRSYGGGLRFHTRRATILRAEAANGREGWRVMFSMSEPLSLSRTERRTAPFPFVP; encoded by the coding sequence ATGGCAGGCTGTCCTCCCCTGTACTCCCGCGATTGGGTGGTTGCGGGGCTCACGCTGGTCCTGGCTTTCGGCCTGGCAGCCACCGCTATTGCCCAGCAAGGCCAGCCCGCGCCACAAGATGTCCCGCCGGTTCCCGAGCTCGGCGAGCCCCAGGGATTCATTCCAGAGCCCGCCGTGGTGGAGCGGGCCGCGGTGTTTGCCGATCGGAACCTGAGCGGCGGCGGACAGAGCAACGGCTTCTATGTCAGCACCAAGAGTCCGATCCAGGGTTCTGGGTGGATCTCGGTCGGCCCCGGTTACCGGCACTGGTTCAGGGACGACCGCGTCTTCATCGACGGGTCGGCCGGCGTGTCGTGGCGGGGCTACAAGGTGGCGCAGGCGCAGCTCGAGTTCCCCAAACTGCTCCGGAGCCGGCTGGTCCTCGGCTCCATGTATCGATGGCAGGACTTTCGCTCGATCAAGTCGTACGGCGCCGGTCCGAACACCGCCGAGGCCGACGTCTCGACCTATCACCTGAGTTCGCAGAATGTGGTTGGCTACGCCACCGTGCGGATCCAGCGATGGCTCAATCTCAATTCCAGCCTGGGATGGGTAAATCCGGAAGTCCGGTCGATCGGCGGCGACGAACCCCGGTTCATGCACGCCGAGACCTCGCTCGTAGCCGATACCCGGGACTATCCCGACCACCCGACCAGCGGCGCCCTGGTGCGCGTCGCCGGCGCGCGATTCGACGATCAGGATACGGGTCTCTACAGCTTCCAGCGGTTCGAGTCCGAGGCCGCCGCGTTCATTCCGCTGGCCGACTCCCGCATTGTCGTCGCCCTGCGCGGGTGGCTGGTGGCGTCCGACAGCGACGCCGGCCAGTCGGTGCCCGGCTACTTGCAGCCCACGCTTGGCGGCAGCCAATCGCTTCGCTCGTACCCGCACTTCCGCTTTCGCGACGATCACATGCTGGTCGGCAACCTCGAGGTGCGCGTGGCGCTGATGACCCACATCGATGCGGTCGCGTTCGCCGATGCCGGCAACGTCGCGCCGCGATTGGGCGACCTGAACCTGGACAAGCGGTCGTACGGCGGCGGCCTGCGCTTCCACACCAGGCGCGCCACCATCCTGCGCGCCGAGGCCGCGAACGGCCGCGAAGGCTGGCGAGTCATGTTCAGCATGAGCGAACCCCTGAGCCTGTCGCGCACCGAACGCCGCACGGCCCCATTTCCGTTTGTGCCCTGA
- a CDS encoding GxxExxY protein, translating into MTDRVIGCAIEVHRHLGPGLLESIYRECLAMELASHQVHFENERHVPIDYKGQRVRGTLKLDLLVEGCIVVELKAVEAIHSIHLAQVMTYLKLTGYPAGLLMNFNVTSLRSGLRRLDHPDRYVKKQEVRS; encoded by the coding sequence TTGACCGACCGGGTGATTGGATGCGCGATCGAGGTGCACCGGCATCTCGGGCCAGGGTTGCTTGAGAGCATCTACCGTGAGTGCCTGGCGATGGAACTGGCCTCGCATCAGGTGCACTTTGAGAACGAGCGTCACGTGCCCATCGACTACAAAGGCCAGCGGGTGCGGGGCACGCTGAAACTGGACCTTCTGGTCGAGGGCTGCATCGTCGTCGAATTGAAAGCCGTCGAAGCGATTCATTCGATCCATCTCGCGCAGGTCATGACCTACTTGAAGCTCACCGGGTATCCGGCCGGGCTGCTGATGAATTTCAACGTGACGAGTCTGCGATCAGGGCTGCGGAGGCTCGATCATCCGGATCGTTACGTCAAGAAACAGGAGGTCAGGAGTTAA
- a CDS encoding S41 family peptidase, translated as MAKQTRVAPTINALLVCLFWTASSLAGAQTASPVVLSDKARNYLESVLTLAQTNSINRSRIDWPTVRQEIFSRAGSAQVPSDTHAAVQWLVSTLGDRHSAFLDPVALKSLPARSAAVSGKPEGRVVDGRFGYVLVPTFGSPNQAVIDQFATDLQGVIASVGASKPCGWVVDLRSNGGGNMWPMLAGIGPVLGSGRLGSFRDPDGRGASWSYENGEAKSDGRTLARTLTVPVTLQVEAPPVAVLVGPTTASSGEAIAIAFRGRPSTRLFGATTRGLTTSNRVFPLSDGSLLNLTTAAFADRTGTPYQNGVTPDELWDSPPDIPENSLPLNWLGAQPACSK; from the coding sequence ATGGCTAAGCAGACTCGAGTTGCGCCGACGATTAACGCCCTGCTCGTGTGCCTCTTTTGGACAGCGAGCTCACTGGCGGGTGCGCAGACCGCATCGCCGGTCGTGCTGTCCGATAAAGCACGCAACTATCTCGAATCGGTGCTCACATTGGCGCAGACAAACTCGATTAACCGGTCACGGATTGACTGGCCGACGGTGCGACAGGAGATCTTCTCGAGGGCCGGCAGCGCACAAGTGCCCTCTGATACCCATGCTGCCGTTCAATGGCTCGTGTCAACGTTGGGAGATCGACATAGTGCCTTCCTCGATCCCGTCGCGCTCAAGTCACTGCCGGCGCGCAGCGCGGCCGTATCGGGCAAACCAGAAGGCCGGGTGGTGGATGGTCGTTTCGGCTACGTTCTGGTTCCGACATTCGGCTCACCGAATCAGGCTGTAATCGATCAGTTCGCGACCGACCTCCAAGGTGTGATTGCTTCGGTCGGGGCTTCGAAACCCTGCGGCTGGGTCGTCGATTTGCGTTCGAACGGTGGCGGCAACATGTGGCCGATGCTTGCTGGTATCGGGCCTGTCCTGGGATCTGGCCGCCTCGGTTCGTTCAGAGATCCCGATGGCCGTGGCGCTTCGTGGTCCTACGAAAACGGCGAAGCCAAGTCGGATGGCCGGACTCTCGCGAGGACCCTCACGGTTCCGGTGACTCTCCAGGTTGAAGCTCCGCCGGTGGCCGTCCTGGTCGGACCGACGACAGCGAGCTCTGGAGAGGCCATCGCAATTGCGTTCCGTGGCCGTCCGTCGACGCGTTTGTTTGGCGCAACGACACGCGGGTTAACGACCTCAAACCGTGTGTTCCCTCTCTCGGACGGCTCGTTGCTGAACTTGACGACTGCCGCTTTCGCCGATCGCACTGGAACGCCATACCAGAATGGCGTGACGCCCGACGAGCTTTGGGACAGCCCACCCGACATCCCCGAGAATAGTCTTCCGCTTAACTGGTTAGGCGCGCAGCCGGCCTGCTCGAAGTGA
- a CDS encoding zf-TFIIB domain-containing protein, translating into MDCPRCSLPMSSHTVEGQLGRAVTIDICDPCQAIWFDPHESLQLTPGATLMLFRVIGEHVAKPQPIEADTAKCPRCQARLRRTQDMQRSTRFEYFKCPHDHGRLTTFFDFLKEKDFIRPLTPAQIAELRKNLQTVNCSNCGAPIDLARRTDCGHCGSPLSMLDMKQAESLVAQLREADRTDKTVDPALPLELARARREADQAFRGLPQDTLWLEQGSSFGLVGAGLLGLVRWLKDK; encoded by the coding sequence GTGGACTGCCCGCGCTGCTCCCTTCCCATGTCCTCCCACACCGTTGAAGGCCAGCTTGGCCGGGCGGTGACTATCGACATCTGCGACCCGTGCCAGGCGATCTGGTTCGACCCTCACGAGAGCCTGCAGCTCACGCCCGGCGCGACGTTGATGCTGTTTCGCGTGATCGGCGAGCACGTCGCGAAGCCGCAGCCGATCGAGGCCGACACCGCCAAGTGCCCCCGCTGCCAGGCGCGGCTCCGGCGAACGCAGGACATGCAGCGGTCGACGCGGTTCGAATATTTCAAGTGCCCGCACGACCACGGCCGGTTGACGACGTTCTTTGACTTCCTGAAAGAGAAAGACTTCATCCGGCCGCTGACGCCGGCGCAGATTGCCGAACTGCGCAAGAACCTCCAGACCGTCAATTGCTCGAACTGCGGCGCGCCGATCGACCTGGCCCGGCGCACCGACTGTGGGCACTGCGGATCGCCGCTCTCGATGCTCGACATGAAACAGGCCGAGTCACTGGTCGCCCAACTGCGCGAGGCGGATCGCACCGACAAGACCGTCGATCCCGCGCTGCCGCTCGAGCTGGCCCGGGCGCGCCGCGAGGCCGACCAGGCCTTCCGGGGGTTGCCCCAGGACACGCTGTGGCTCGAACAGGGCAGCTCCTTCGGCCTCGTGGGGGCCGGGCTGCTCGGGCTCGTGCGTTGGCTGAAGGACAAGTAG
- a CDS encoding SPFH domain-containing protein: MGIADFFKGELIDVIEWTDDSRDTLSYRFPDEDKAIKNGAQLIVRESQVAQFVYLGEFGDTFVPGKHTLTTDNIPILTRLKSWKYGFNSPFKADVYYVITRLFTGNKWGTSNPVMLRDADFGVARVRAFGTYDFKIVEPKTFLREVAGSDHNFRLDEFADTMRSRIVSLFTDAIASAKIPVLDVASRYTELGDALLPMINPAVTAKYGLAITSFIVENVSVPPEVEAALDKRASMTAIGNLNDYVKYQMAQGMAAGGSGGGPAATAAELAMGFGMAQQMMQQGFAGGSATPTVAAAPELLGLAEVATALGVTEADVKTVLESGELKGKKIGASWRITRTALNSYLSE; this comes from the coding sequence ATGGGCATTGCGGACTTCTTCAAGGGCGAACTGATTGACGTCATCGAGTGGACCGATGACTCGCGCGATACCTTATCGTACCGGTTTCCGGACGAGGACAAGGCGATCAAGAACGGCGCGCAGCTGATTGTCCGCGAGTCGCAGGTGGCGCAGTTCGTCTACCTCGGCGAGTTCGGCGACACCTTCGTGCCGGGCAAGCACACGCTGACCACCGACAACATCCCGATCCTCACCAGGCTCAAGTCGTGGAAGTACGGCTTCAACTCGCCGTTCAAGGCCGACGTCTACTACGTGATCACGCGGCTGTTCACGGGCAACAAGTGGGGCACCTCGAACCCGGTGATGTTGCGCGACGCCGACTTCGGCGTGGCCCGGGTCCGCGCCTTCGGCACCTACGACTTCAAGATCGTCGAGCCCAAGACCTTTCTGCGCGAGGTCGCCGGCTCGGATCACAACTTCCGCCTTGACGAATTCGCCGACACCATGCGCTCGCGCATCGTCAGCCTGTTCACCGACGCGATTGCGTCCGCCAAGATTCCCGTGCTGGACGTGGCGTCGCGCTACACCGAGCTCGGTGACGCGCTGTTGCCGATGATCAACCCGGCGGTGACCGCGAAGTACGGCCTGGCCATCACCAGCTTCATCGTCGAGAACGTGTCGGTGCCGCCCGAGGTGGAGGCGGCGCTCGACAAGCGCGCCAGCATGACGGCCATCGGCAACCTCAACGACTACGTGAAGTATCAGATGGCGCAGGGCATGGCGGCCGGCGGCTCGGGTGGCGGCCCCGCTGCGACGGCGGCGGAACTGGCGATGGGCTTCGGCATGGCGCAGCAGATGATGCAGCAGGGGTTTGCCGGCGGTTCGGCGACGCCGACGGTTGCGGCCGCGCCCGAGCTGCTTGGCCTGGCCGAGGTGGCCACGGCGCTCGGCGTCACCGAGGCCGACGTCAAGACGGTGCTCGAATCGGGTGAGCTCAAGGGGAAGAAGATCGGCGCGTCGTGGCGCATTACGCGCACGGCCCTCAACAGCTACTTGTCGGAGTAA
- a CDS encoding zinc ribbon domain-containing protein, translated as MLVCPFCGTESPYTIDRDLGKVAEKDLAAALRDLPAAEQEYQATRRSVQCQSCRAVMVYGSERVGQNCEFCGSPALVAYEQIQSPIRPEGVLPFRIDRNRVRDDIRRWWRSKWFAPGRLAKAALVDTVHSLYIPYWTFDAHAHCPWEAEAGHYYYVNVEGRDSQGRTVMRQERRVRWEHAAGVVEHDFDDEPVPGTQGLPLDLLREVEPFPTQELVPYDTAFLSGHVVEHYQVVLTDASSQSVEQMHATLRQLCAGQVPGDTHRNLVIHPTFSGQTFKHILVPIWLLTYVFGRKTYQVLANGSTGRIAGKYPISPWKVFFVAVLVVFAFIIFVLANQ; from the coding sequence ATGCTCGTGTGCCCGTTCTGCGGCACCGAGTCGCCCTACACGATTGACCGCGACCTGGGGAAGGTGGCCGAGAAGGACCTGGCCGCCGCGCTGCGCGACTTGCCGGCCGCCGAGCAGGAATATCAGGCGACCCGCCGCAGCGTGCAGTGCCAAAGCTGCCGCGCGGTGATGGTCTACGGCTCGGAGCGCGTCGGCCAGAACTGCGAATTCTGCGGCTCGCCCGCGCTTGTGGCCTACGAGCAGATCCAGTCGCCGATCCGTCCGGAAGGCGTGTTGCCGTTTCGCATCGACCGCAACCGCGTGCGCGACGACATTCGCCGCTGGTGGCGCAGCAAGTGGTTCGCGCCAGGGCGGCTGGCCAAGGCGGCGCTCGTCGATACGGTCCACAGTCTCTACATCCCGTATTGGACCTTTGATGCGCACGCCCACTGCCCGTGGGAAGCGGAGGCGGGTCACTACTATTACGTCAACGTCGAAGGCCGAGACAGCCAGGGCCGGACCGTCATGCGGCAGGAGCGGCGCGTGCGGTGGGAACACGCCGCCGGCGTGGTCGAGCACGATTTTGACGATGAGCCGGTGCCCGGGACGCAGGGCTTGCCGCTCGACCTGCTGCGCGAGGTCGAGCCGTTCCCGACGCAGGAACTCGTGCCGTACGACACGGCGTTTCTCTCGGGTCATGTCGTCGAGCACTACCAGGTCGTGCTGACCGACGCCTCGAGTCAGTCGGTGGAGCAGATGCACGCCACGCTGCGACAGCTGTGCGCCGGCCAGGTGCCGGGCGACACGCATCGCAATCTCGTCATCCACCCGACGTTCTCGGGACAGACCTTCAAGCACATCCTGGTGCCGATCTGGCTGCTGACGTACGTGTTCGGCCGCAAGACCTACCAGGTGCTGGCCAACGGATCGACCGGCCGAATTGCCGGGAAGTACCCCATCAGCCCGTGGAAGGTCTTCTTCGTCGCGGTGCTCGTGGTGTTCGCGTTCATCATCTTTGTGCTGGCCAACCAGTAA
- a CDS encoding alpha/beta hydrolase has protein sequence MKAILIHGNGGCTAADAWLPWLERELGALGIDVINHTFPDNVKARASVWLPYLESLDADEQTILVGHSSGAVAAMRYAETHRLLGSVLVSVCHTDLGDAFEAASGYYRDPWQWQRIRDHQQWIGIFHSADDPLIPVAEARHVAAQLKGSYFEFKDRGHFINTHEFPEALDFIRRKVRGR, from the coding sequence TTGAAGGCGATCCTGATTCACGGCAACGGCGGCTGCACCGCCGCCGACGCCTGGTTGCCGTGGCTCGAGCGCGAGCTCGGCGCACTCGGCATCGACGTCATCAACCACACTTTTCCCGACAACGTGAAGGCGCGGGCCTCGGTGTGGTTGCCGTATCTCGAGTCGCTCGACGCCGACGAGCAGACCATTCTCGTCGGGCATTCATCGGGGGCCGTAGCGGCCATGCGCTATGCCGAGACGCATCGCCTGCTGGGCTCGGTGCTCGTCAGCGTGTGCCACACCGATCTCGGCGACGCGTTCGAGGCGGCAAGCGGCTACTACCGCGACCCGTGGCAGTGGCAGCGCATCCGCGACCACCAGCAGTGGATCGGCATCTTCCACTCAGCGGACGATCCGCTGATCCCGGTGGCCGAGGCGCGGCACGTGGCGGCGCAGTTGAAGGGCAGCTACTTCGAGTTCAAGGACCGGGGTCACTTCATCAACACGCATGAGTTTCCCGAGGCGCTCGACTTCATCAGGCGGAAGGTTCGCGGTCGTTAA
- a CDS encoding HD domain-containing protein translates to MTRFESALLYANQVHQGQQRKGTGIPYMAHILGVTAIALEYGATEDEAIGALLHDAAEDGGGEARLAEIRARFGDAVGDIVLGCSDSLVEHPEDKLPWRERKDGYLAHLEAASQSVCVVSAADKLHNVRSIVRDLRMHGDEVWARFQGKRDGTLWYYDAVADALARRYRSQLTRDLLREVEELQRLAVADNH, encoded by the coding sequence GTGACGCGATTTGAATCCGCCCTCCTGTATGCGAACCAGGTGCACCAGGGACAGCAGCGCAAGGGCACCGGTATTCCGTACATGGCCCACATTCTCGGGGTGACTGCGATCGCGCTCGAGTACGGCGCCACCGAAGACGAGGCGATCGGCGCGCTGCTGCATGACGCGGCGGAAGACGGCGGCGGCGAGGCGCGCCTCGCCGAAATCCGCGCCCGGTTCGGCGATGCGGTCGGTGACATCGTCCTCGGCTGCAGCGACAGCCTGGTCGAGCATCCCGAAGACAAGCTGCCGTGGCGCGAACGCAAGGACGGCTACCTGGCCCACCTGGAAGCTGCAAGCCAGTCGGTCTGCGTGGTCTCGGCGGCCGACAAGCTGCACAACGTGCGGTCAATCGTTCGCGATCTGCGCATGCATGGCGACGAGGTGTGGGCGCGGTTCCAGGGCAAGCGTGACGGCACGCTCTGGTACTACGATGCCGTGGCCGACGCCCTGGCTCGCCGCTACCGATCCCAGCTCACCAGGGACTTGTTGCGCGAAGTAGAGGAACTGCAGCGATTAGCCGTAGCCGATAATCACTGA
- a CDS encoding c-type cytochrome, whose translation MRLTFCALGFALLVAVALSSAPVITAQEPAAQRASLAITGGNNFAQYCVACHGKDAKGTGTLAPNLRPKPADLTLLSKNNGGTFPRDMVFQVIDGRQKVKGHGGGDMPEWGPTFLAAVGPDNPDAVTHRINALIDYLETVQVK comes from the coding sequence ATGCGTCTGACATTCTGCGCACTCGGATTCGCGCTCCTGGTCGCGGTCGCGCTCAGTAGCGCCCCCGTCATCACCGCCCAGGAACCCGCGGCCCAGAGGGCTTCGCTGGCGATCACGGGCGGGAACAACTTCGCCCAGTACTGTGTAGCCTGCCACGGCAAAGACGCCAAGGGCACCGGCACGCTGGCCCCAAACCTCAGGCCGAAGCCTGCGGACCTGACCTTGCTCAGCAAGAACAACGGCGGCACGTTCCCGCGCGACATGGTGTTTCAGGTGATCGATGGCCGCCAGAAGGTCAAGGGACACGGCGGCGGCGACATGCCGGAATGGGGCCCGACGTTCCTGGCCGCCGTCGGCCCTGACAACCCCGACGCGGTGACGCACCGTATCAACGCCCTGATCGACTACCTGGAAACGGTGCAGGTGAAGTAG
- a CDS encoding winged helix-turn-helix domain-containing protein — protein MPAATPPVARFGPFSLDVADHSLKRDGVTIALTPKLFDLLAVLVANAGRLVEKDVLLQAVWPDVAVEEGNLAKGVSSLRQALGHSDGTPYIETVSKRGYRFVAAVGDAAAATEPPPLSTAAGLADPGSAGGPALPRENSIAVMPFTDMSPARDHDFFCEGMSEEIINALGRVPELRVASYTSSQRYKAAATHTQGIGQELMVAWLLEGSVRKSGDLVRIAVQLVRASDGFSAWSGRFDRTLDDIFSVQDEIAGMIAQTLTQRVGAGASPLVTSTTTNTDAYSLYLEGRHLWNKRPGEVVWQAIDRFERAIATDPEFAPAHAALAGVYGTLGAWEFGVLPPAEALAKSKVSAERALALDPLLAAGHTARGYATLHFDWDAEAACAQFEQALALNPAWVDAHHWLSHALCAAGRFPESLVACEQMLHLDPLNPLMHAHQAWHHFMAREYSAALATSEHVIRMESGFHWGHFFAGWALEKLGRGAEAIGTLREAVRQSSENPVMVAGLGHAFGAMQDRREALRIIQELLRLRGDKGLFGYEIGVIHAALGDHRDAFDWLGIAVQERSGWIAYLSVDPRLEFLRAHPRFAALVADVRARRGGDHGAPTHTPAGGGRRRSATPKRARH, from the coding sequence ATGCCTGCAGCCACTCCCCCGGTCGCAAGGTTCGGTCCGTTCTCGCTCGATGTGGCCGATCACTCCCTGAAACGGGACGGCGTCACCATCGCGCTCACTCCCAAGCTGTTCGACCTGCTCGCCGTCCTCGTCGCCAACGCCGGCCGGTTGGTGGAGAAGGACGTGCTGCTACAGGCGGTGTGGCCGGACGTCGCGGTCGAAGAGGGCAACCTGGCGAAGGGCGTCTCGAGCCTGCGCCAGGCGCTCGGGCACTCTGACGGCACGCCGTACATCGAGACCGTCTCCAAGCGGGGTTACCGGTTCGTCGCCGCCGTTGGTGACGCCGCCGCAGCAACCGAGCCGCCGCCGCTGTCCACCGCCGCCGGCTTGGCCGATCCCGGTTCAGCAGGCGGACCGGCGCTTCCTCGGGAGAATTCCATCGCGGTCATGCCTTTCACGGACATGAGCCCGGCGCGGGACCATGACTTTTTCTGCGAGGGCATGAGCGAGGAGATCATCAACGCGCTCGGCCGCGTCCCTGAACTGAGAGTCGCCTCGTATACCTCATCGCAGCGCTACAAGGCGGCGGCCACCCATACCCAGGGCATCGGCCAGGAACTGATGGTCGCGTGGTTGCTGGAGGGCAGCGTCCGCAAGTCTGGTGACCTGGTCCGCATCGCGGTGCAGCTGGTGCGCGCCAGCGACGGCTTCAGCGCCTGGAGTGGCCGGTTCGATCGAACACTCGACGATATCTTCAGCGTCCAGGACGAGATCGCCGGGATGATCGCGCAGACCCTGACGCAACGCGTCGGCGCGGGGGCGAGCCCCCTCGTCACGTCCACCACTACGAACACCGATGCCTATTCCCTCTACCTCGAGGGACGCCACCTGTGGAACAAGCGGCCCGGTGAGGTCGTGTGGCAGGCCATCGACCGCTTCGAGCGCGCGATTGCGACCGATCCAGAATTTGCTCCGGCGCACGCGGCGCTGGCGGGGGTCTACGGCACGCTCGGCGCCTGGGAGTTTGGCGTGCTGCCGCCAGCCGAGGCACTCGCGAAATCCAAGGTGTCGGCTGAACGGGCGCTCGCGCTCGATCCGCTACTCGCCGCCGGGCACACCGCACGGGGCTATGCGACCTTGCATTTCGACTGGGATGCCGAGGCAGCCTGCGCCCAGTTTGAGCAGGCGCTCGCGTTGAACCCGGCGTGGGTCGATGCGCACCACTGGCTCTCGCATGCGTTGTGCGCCGCCGGACGCTTCCCCGAATCGCTCGTCGCGTGCGAGCAGATGTTGCACCTGGATCCCCTCAACCCTTTAATGCACGCCCACCAGGCCTGGCACCACTTCATGGCGCGCGAGTATTCCGCCGCGCTGGCAACATCGGAGCATGTCATTCGCATGGAGTCCGGGTTCCATTGGGGGCACTTCTTCGCCGGGTGGGCGCTGGAGAAGCTGGGACGCGGCGCCGAGGCGATCGGCACGCTCAGGGAGGCCGTCCGGCAGTCGTCGGAGAATCCTGTCATGGTGGCGGGGCTGGGACACGCCTTTGGGGCCATGCAGGATCGACGAGAAGCCCTGCGGATCATCCAGGAGTTGTTGCGGTTGCGCGGTGACAAGGGGTTGTTTGGCTACGAAATCGGCGTGATTCATGCCGCGCTCGGTGACCACCGCGACGCGTTCGATTGGTTGGGCATTGCTGTTCAGGAACGATCCGGCTGGATTGCCTACCTGTCAGTCGACCCTCGGCTCGAGTTCCTGCGTGCGCATCCGCGGTTTGCCGCGCTCGTGGCCGACGTCCGCGCGCGGCGAGGCGGCGACCACGGGGCGCCGACCCACACACCGGCCGGTGGCGGGCGGCGGCGGAGTGCCACGCCGAAGCGCGCACGTCACTGA